The genomic segment GCAATGATGCTGGGCACCACAAGGCCAAGGGCCTGGGCGTCCATCCCATCGAAAACCAGTACCAGCAGAACCATCGCCACCACGGTCAGCTGGAACAGCCGCACCGGGCCTGTGCTTACGGCCTGCGAAAAAGTGATCTGCACCCAGTCATCCCCCTTCTCCCGGCCGTCCGCTCTCTATGGCGGATCAGCCCAACAGGTCTTTTGTCACCTCGCTTATGTCTCTTGCGCCCAGCAGGCCCATGGTCCTGACGGTTTCAGCCTTGAGAAGTTCCAGCGCGCGCACCACGCCGTCTTCACCGCCAGCGGCAAGGCCATAGAGCGCGGCCCTTCCGGCCAGCACGCCCCTGGCGCCCAGGGCCACGGCCTTCACTACATCGCTGCCGCGCCGCACGCCGCTGTCCAGCAGGACTTCGAGCTTGTTGCCGACGGCCGAAACTATGGCAGGCAGCGCCTCCATCGAGGAGATGGAACTGTCCAGCCCGCGCGCGCCATGGTTGGAAACCACGATCCCATCCGCCCCGGCCTTCGCTGCCAGTTCGGCATCGTCGGGCCGCAGCAGGCCCTTGAGAACGAGCTTGCCCTTCCAGCGATCGCGCAGGCGGGCAATCTCGTCCCAGTCGATATTGTCCTGCTTGAACAGTGCGCCGGGATGCGCGCTTTGCGTCACCCGGTTGCGCAGCCGGTCAGGCAGGTTGGCCTGAGAAGGAATGCCGCCGCTCATCGCATAACGGCCCATCACGCCCAGCAGCCAGCGCGGATGCATCAAGATGTCCGCCGTGTTCCGCGCATTGAGGCGGAAGGGCGTACCGAAGCCATTACGATAGAGATATTCGCGATTGGGCGGCACCGGCAGGTCCAGCGTGACCAGCAGGGCCTCGCAGCCCAGTTCCTGCGCCCGGTCCACCACGGCATAGGACAGCGAACGGTCCTTCCATGTATAGAGCTGGAACCACAGCCGCCCGCCCGCCACGGCGATCTGATCTATATCCATCGTGCTGGCGCTGCAGATGGTGAAAGGTACGCCCGCGCGCGCGGCGGCCTTGGCCAGCGCCAGATCGCCCTGATACCACAGCAGCCCCGCTGCCCCGGTGGGGGCCACGGCCAGCGGAATGGCGGACGGCGTGCCCAGCAGGCTGGTCGATCCGTCCACCTGTTCCACATTGCGGGCCACATGCGGGCGGAAGGTTACGGCATCGAAGCCCGCGCGGTTACGCGGCAGGCCCAGTTCGTCTTCCGTCCCGCGCTCGACATATTCCCACACGCCCAGTGGCAGGCGGGCTTTCGCCCGCTTGCGCAGGTCGGCAATGTTGAAACTGCCGAAGGTGGGGCTGCCGGTCATGCAAAGATTCCTTCGTCATCGCGAGCGAAGCGAAGCGATCCAGAGCCTGGCGCGTCAGGCCCTGGATTGCCGCGGGCCTCCGGCCCTCGCAATGACGAAAAGGAAAGCAAGTCCCTCAGCCGCGGCCGAGGAAAGGCAGCTTGTTCTGGACGATCATCGCCTCATAGAAATTGAGGTGATCGGGCAGCGCGGTCATGTGGATGATCGCATCGGCGATATCTTCCGGCATGGCCGCGAAATCCTTGTCCAGCTTGACCGCGCCGGGCGCGATTTCGGTGGCGACGATGCCGGGATTGAACATCGAAGCGGCAATGTTGAATTCCCGCCCGTCAATGGCGAGCGAGCGGGTCAGCCCGTCGAGGCCCCACTTGCTGGCGGCATAGGCCGGGCTGTCCGCACGGGGCACGCGGGCCGAGATCGAGCCGACATTGATGATGCGGCCATGGCCCTTGTCCTTCATGATGCGGAAGGCCTCGCGGCTGCACAGGAAGGCGGAGGTAAGGTTGGTTTCGATCACCCGGTGCCACATTTCGAGCGAAAGCTCGTAAACCGGGGTGCTGTCGGCAATGCCGGCATTGTTGATCAGGATGTCCACGGTGCCGAAGCGGTCCACGGCCTGCTTGAACAGATTGGCCACGGCTTCTTCGCTGGTGACGTCGGTCGCCACGGCCAGCGCTTCGCCGCCTGCGTCCTCGATCTTCTTCACCAGCCCTTCAAGGCGGTCCACCCGGCGCGCGGCCAGCACTACCTTGGCACCGGCAGCGGCATAGCCCAGCGCGCAGGCCTCGCCGATGCCGGAACTGGCACCCGTGACGACCGCGACACGCCCTTTGAGGATTTCAAGATTCACCGGCT from the Erythrobacter sp. SG61-1L genome contains:
- a CDS encoding alpha-hydroxy acid oxidase, with amino-acid sequence MTGSPTFGSFNIADLRKRAKARLPLGVWEYVERGTEDELGLPRNRAGFDAVTFRPHVARNVEQVDGSTSLLGTPSAIPLAVAPTGAAGLLWYQGDLALAKAAARAGVPFTICSASTMDIDQIAVAGGRLWFQLYTWKDRSLSYAVVDRAQELGCEALLVTLDLPVPPNREYLYRNGFGTPFRLNARNTADILMHPRWLLGVMGRYAMSGGIPSQANLPDRLRNRVTQSAHPGALFKQDNIDWDEIARLRDRWKGKLVLKGLLRPDDAELAAKAGADGIVVSNHGARGLDSSISSMEALPAIVSAVGNKLEVLLDSGVRRGSDVVKAVALGARGVLAGRAALYGLAAGGEDGVVRALELLKAETVRTMGLLGARDISEVTKDLLG
- a CDS encoding SDR family oxidoreductase: MNLEILKGRVAVVTGASSGIGEACALGYAAAGAKVVLAARRVDRLEGLVKKIEDAGGEALAVATDVTSEEAVANLFKQAVDRFGTVDILINNAGIADSTPVYELSLEMWHRVIETNLTSAFLCSREAFRIMKDKGHGRIINVGSISARVPRADSPAYAASKWGLDGLTRSLAIDGREFNIAASMFNPGIVATEIAPGAVKLDKDFAAMPEDIADAIIHMTALPDHLNFYEAMIVQNKLPFLGRG